The proteins below are encoded in one region of Eulemur rufifrons isolate Redbay chromosome 2, OSU_ERuf_1, whole genome shotgun sequence:
- the ZGLP1 gene encoding GATA-type zinc finger protein 1 has protein sequence MEAEPGPDCSDCLMAPELLAPPCLDPEPPPGSPTQQELRTPECCRLSRRSHPGNWVTPLPLVPRSLWPACPDSVTALHFLQVTAEELAQPPAHNTQALGPYCEPMSLRTPGPLPLDRASKAMQTQISKKCHSLDPTGTPPAPPQRRPRKQQNPCRGTEKVDPGFQGVTLKFQIKPDSSLQIISTYSLACSSRSQGPPACPARAPEAHPAGSEALGPRCCASCRTQTTPLWRDAEDGTPLCNACGIRYKKYGIRCSGCWLVPRKSVQPGRLCGRCGVALDPHESPAQAD, from the exons ATGGAAGCTGAGCCAGGCCCAGACTGCTCTGACTGCCTGATGGCACCAGAGCTACTGGCGCCGCCCTGTCTGGACCCAGAGCCGCCCCCAGGGTCCCCCACCCAGCAGGAGCTGAGGACCCCAGAATGCTGCAGACTCAGTAGGAG GAGTCACCCAGGGAACTGGGTGACCCCACTGCCCCTTGTCCCCAGGTCTCTCTGGCCTGCATGCCCGGACTCAGTCACCGCCCTGCACTTCCTCCAAGTGACGGCAGAGGAGctggcccagccccctgcccacaaCACCCAGGCCCTGGGACCCTACTGCGAGCCGATGTCTCTGAGGACTCCGGGCCCCCTACCTCTGGACAGGGCTTCCAAGGCTATGCAGACCCAGATCAGCAAGAAATGCCACAGCCTGGACCCCACAGGAActcccccggccccaccccagagaaggCCCCGGAAACAGCAGAACCCCTGCCGGGGCACTGAGAAAGTGGACCCCGGGTTCCAGGGGGTGACTCTGAAGTTTCAGATAAAGCCAGATTCCAGCCTGCAGATCATCTCCACATACAG CTTGGCCTGTAGCAGCCGCTCTCAGGGGCCCCCTGCGTGCCCCGCCAGGGCTCCGGAGGCCCACCCTGCAGGCAGCGAGGCCCTGG GGCCCCGGTGCTGTGCCTCATGCAGGACCCAGACGACTCCACTCTGGAGAGATGCCGAAGATGGGACCCCTCTCTGCAATGCCTGCGGTATCAG GTACAAGAAGTATGGCATCCGCTGCTCTGGCTGTTGGCTGGTGCCCAGGAAGAGTGTCCAGCCCGGGAGGCTATGTGGCAGATGTGGAGTGGCCCTGGACCCACACGAAAGCCCAGCTCAGGCAGATTAA
- the FDX2 gene encoding ferredoxin-2, mitochondrial — protein MTVMAASMARGGVNAKVLLRAARGTWWSRPEVCSGSGEAAAPAITRKFQGTGSRQTGEEEAGGTERPGDVVNVVFVDRSGQRIPVSGKVGDNVLHLAQRHGVDLEGACEASLACSTCHVYVSEDHLDLLPPPEEREDDMLDMAPLLQENSRLGCQIVLTPELEGAEFTLPKITRNFYVDGHIPKPH, from the exons ATGACTGTCATGGCCGCCTCCATGGCCCGAGGAGGCGTGAATGCGAAGGTTCTGCTGCGGGCTGCCAGGGGCACCTGGTGGAGCAGGCCTGAGGTCTGTTCGGGGTCCGGGGAGGCGGCAGCGCCGGCGATAACAAGAAAATTCCAGGGGACAG GCTCTCGCCAGACGGGAGAGGAGGAGGCCGGCGGCACTGAGCGGCCCGGGGACGT AGTGAATGTGGTGTTCGTAGACCGGTCAGGCCAGCGGATACCAGTGAGCGGCAAAGTCGGGGACAATGTTCTCCACCTGGCCCAGCGCCACGGGGTGGACCTGGAAG GGGCCTGCGAAGCCTCCCTGGCATGCTCCACCTGCCATGTGTACGTGAGTGAGGACCACCTGGACTTGCTGCCGCCTCCTGAGGAGAG GGAAGATGACATGCTGGACATGGCCCCCCTCCTGCAGGAGAACTCCCGGTTGGGCTGCCAGATCGTGCTGACACCAGAGCTGGAAGGGGCGGAATTCACCCTGCCCAAGATCACCAGGAACTTCTACGTGGACGGCCACATCCCCAAGCCCCACTGA